The genomic window GTGATGGAGGACGGTCGCGTCTTGACGACTTAAGTGAGCTCACTGGTCAAGCTTTCAACGTCAAGTGACATAATCAGGTCGCACGCGACCTTTATGACATGGGAGTTACAAAGACAGGCAACAAGGCACAACTAAAGCCATTGTCGGCAAATAAGAAATGCGTCAAGAACTGCCACTCTTCGGAGTTTGGGGACTCACCTGCAAACTCTGATCGTCGATCGGCAAGTCTCCACGCTGGAGTACGAGGCAACGTACAGCTTCGAACTTCTCTAGAAGCCCAAACAAATGGCCGAAGTGCAGACCCTCGGCACAGCGCCACTCGGCAAGTCGAAGCGTTGTAACAGCTCCGCAGTATCGGAAGTACGACAGTAATACCGGATAGGGCACGTCACACAGGGCGAGCCTGGTGACGCTTGTGCACGAAGACGTGGCCGCACTGGGTGGTTCCTGCACGGACACTCTCATGTTGAGGAGCCCATGGCAGGAAGCGCAGGTCCAGGAGCCTCGGCTTACGAAGCGCACGTCCAAGTCCCTCAGTTTGGGGCAAGAAGACAGCAGCGTCCGCACAGAGGAATGCCTCGGAAACCAACAGGGCGGCAGGGAGAGCGCCAGAAGGCGGCTGCCCAGCGGGGTACCCTGGAAAAGCCCCGTCAGGTCGACGCCGAGGTGAAAGTGGAACGAACTGACGTTCAGCTCGGTGATGCTGTCCAGCGCGAGGAACATCGATTCCAGGTAGTCGCGGTTGCTGCCTAGCGCCCTCGGATACACCGAAGCGGGTTGCCCCGGTAAGAGTAGAAGGCAGAGTTCACGCACACGAGCCCAACTGTGCCGCTGGCTCACCTCCCACTCGGACTTCCCTGGCATCGAGTCGCTGGAGACAAACGCGGCCAGCTGTGACGGAAGAATGAGCGGTCGATCCCGGCCCAGTACGAGCTGTTTCAGTTCGACGCAGCTCCACCAGTCGTGCACTCTGTCGTGGCGAACGTTGGCGCACACGGCCGCGCAGCTCGTGAACGTCGGCGATTGGTCCGGCGCGTGCCGAAACGGAACGTAGGGCGGCACTTCCGAGGTGAACGTGAACGTTTCCAGTTGTTCGAGTTGATCGTGAAGGCACTTGCACTGCGCCAGAGCGTTCACGAAGGTTCCCTGCACGAAGTGAACGTGGAGTTCGGTCAGGTTCGGACAGAAGACCAGGAGCTGCCTGAGGAGCTCGAAGTTGCGGGGGCCGCCGACCTCGACGTACAGCCGTCGGAGGCTGTGGTACGGGATGACGTCGCACATCTGCGGCGCTATCGCACGCATAATTTCGAGCTCGGAGTCGATGACCACGTCGGAGTCCTGAACGAGCGACAAGTCGAGCTGCTGCAGGTACGGGAGTAGTCCTTCCAGCATCAACCTAATCAGGCTGCTAGGCAGGAGCGCGCAGGCGACGCAGCTGAGGCGACGAAGTCTCGCGCAGCGTCTGATTTGCGCGCAAAGCTCTGCCGGTTCACAGAAGGCGCAGTTTCTGAGGACCAGTTCGCTGACGACGGAAGGGTTTCGGGCATCAAGTTTCTCGACCAACTGAGCCACCCGTTCGTTCATACTCAGTCGCACGGTCACCTCACTCGCATTCACAGCCATATTACGTGCAAGCGGCTGCCCCTAGCTCGAGTGTCCAATGGGTGTGCTCAACGGTCGCGAGAAATACTGGCGCATCGTCAGGCGCGCCTGCGGCGAACGCACCTTCGTAGAGGTGCAGCCGTGACGTCATAAGGCGAAGGGGGCGTATCGCACGAATCACGTGATTTAGCCTCAGTTATCTGTAGATCTGCAATCGGAAAGTCGTTTGACGGGAAACTTTGAACGCGCGAATGGCCATAAGTCCGCCTGTAAGAAGCATGTACTTACGTAATGGCGGCCACCATTTCGTGGCCAGCACAGTCAAACACCTTGCTTGCTGAACTTGATATGCTTATTTCCAACAGTGAAGCTCCGAATTTTTATCGAAACTTTGcgcaatgacgtcacgtgaacttGCGGTATGACAAGCGGACATTAAAGATAAAGAAATGCGCAAACATTTGTTTCCAGCATCAACAGTTGCTGATGTTCGGCGTCATTTTTACTTGAGACATATGTCAAACCTGACGTTACCGTTAGCAGTcagattttgattga from Rhipicephalus microplus isolate Deutch F79 chromosome 7, USDA_Rmic, whole genome shotgun sequence includes these protein-coding regions:
- the LOC119179799 gene encoding uncharacterized protein LOC119179799, which gives rise to MAVNASEVTVRLSMNERVAQLVEKLDARNPSVVSELVLRNCAFCEPAELCAQIRRCARLRRLSCVACALLPSSLIRLMLEGLLPYLQQLDLSLVQDSDVVIDSELEIMRAIAPQMCDVIPYHSLRRLYVEVGGPRNFELLRQLLVFCPNLTELHVHFVQGTFVNALAQCKCLHDQLEQLETFTFTSEVPPYVPFRHAPDQSPTFTSCAAVCANVRHDRVHDWWSCVELKQLVLGRDRPLILPSQLAAFVSSDSMPGKSEWEVSQRHSWARVRELCLLLLPGQPASVYPRALGSNRDYLESMFLALDSITELNVSSFHFHLGVDLTGLFQGTPLGSRLLALSLPPCWFPRHSSVRTLLSSCPKLRDLDVRFVSRGSWTCASCHGLLNMRVSVQEPPSAATSSCTSVTRLALCDVPYPVLLSYFRYCGAVTTLRLAEWRCAEGLHFGHLFGLLEKFEAVRCLVLQRGDLPIDDQSLQDCLSRMPRLQHLCLLTWMKVLDSVASQSAHHFFAGSTQLKCVHMHHTNRSDGSERRLTWLKRGQDEVLLQEGPCFACCSTATFIGLVKPVNRDCEMSMQA